The genomic DNA CTGCGTTGTGCGATGGGCAGATCCGTCGAGTCCGACCTTGGCGAGGGCTGCAACGGCGTGCGGGTCGGCGGGCAGGTCGGGCTGCATCACGAGCAGCCCCGCCGAGGTGATCTCGGCGCGCTCGCCGACGGGCGACCGGTCGATCAGGTCGCGCAGCACGACTGCGGTCATGGCGGAGCGGCAGGTGTTGGCCGCGCACACCACCTGGGCCCGGACGCCGCGCATGGCTCAGACCCTCGCGCGGACGTGGTCGACGACGCCCACGCACGCGGCGCGTACCTCGGTGAGGCAGCGCTCGAAGTCGGCCTCGTCGCCGTAATAGGGGTCGTCGACCTCCACCGTGCCGTCGGCGACGGCCTGCGGGTCGAGCTCGCGCAGCAGCCGGATCTCGGGGTCGCCACCGGAGTGGGTGGCCATCGACTCGACCTCGCGCAGGTGGCCGCGATCCGCCACGAGCACGAGGTCGCGCTCGGCGAGCTCGGGAGGCGTGAGCTCACGCGCCCGGTGGGCCGAGGCGTCGTACCCGGCCCGCGCCAGCGCCGCCACCGTGCGTGGGTCGGCGGGCTGCCCGGCGTGCCAGCCGCCGGTGCCGGCGGAGTCGACGACGACCTGGTCGGAGAGACCGGCGTCCTCGAGCAGGGAGCGCAGGACGATCTCGCCCATCGGTGAGCGGCAGATGTTGCCGCTGCAGACCACGCAGATGCGGTACGGGTCAGCCATGGCGTCCATGTAACAGCACCGACGGGCGTCCGTGCCGCACCGCCCCCGGTGCGAGCGCGCCGAGGGCGGTGCGAGACGTCACCAGATCTCGGCGAGCCAGAGCTCGGTGGCCGAGGCGCCGCGGCACTCGTACTTCACGGCCTCAGAGGTCGCGACCGCGTCAGCACCGGCCGACTGGCAGGCCGCAGTGCTGGAGTAGGTCGCGCTGTAGTGCCAGGTGTAGATGCCCGCGTCGGCGGTGGGTGCGGCGGCGAGTGCGCCACCGAGCGCGAGTGTTGCGGCGGCGAGGGACAGGGTCGTACGACGGTGCATGGCTGGCTCCTTGCGTGTCGCGGGCGGGGCTCGGCCCGGTGGCACGACGCTAGCCGGTCAGGTGAGGCCGTGGAGCGCTGCGAGCGCACTGGTCACGAGCGCTCCGCTGCCGGCGGTGCGCACGACCCAGCGGTACGCCGGTGCGTCGGTGAGCGGCACCATCACCACGCCCTGCGGCGCCGGAGTGCTGAGCAGGCTGACCGCGACGCACTCGCCCGCGGCGACCAGCTGCAACGGACCGCCGGCCGACTCGGTGCGCAGGGGCAGCAGCCGTGGTTCGAACCCGGCCGCCCGGCACGCGCCGACGACCAGATCGACCCACTCGGGGGCGAACTCGGCGCGCGGCAGGTAGTGGACGTCGTCAGTGAGCTGGTCGAGGTGTACGTCGGTCGCGCGCGCCAGCGGGTGCGCTGCCGCGACGGCGACGCCGAGGGGTTCGTCGAGCAGCGGGGTGTCGGTCAGGTCGTCGGGGGTGGTGGACGTGCCGGTCAGGGCGACGTCGAGGTCGCCCGCCCGCAGCCGGCGTACCTGCTCGACCGAACCGCGACCCGTCACCTCGAGCGTGAGCTGCGGCAGCCGTTCACGCAGACGGGCAACGGCCCGTCGAGGGACC from Luteipulveratus halotolerans includes the following:
- a CDS encoding low molecular weight protein-tyrosine-phosphatase, which encodes MADPYRICVVCSGNICRSPMGEIVLRSLLEDAGLSDQVVVDSAGTGGWHAGQPADPRTVAALARAGYDASAHRARELTPPELAERDLVLVADRGHLREVESMATHSGGDPEIRLLRELDPQAVADGTVEVDDPYYGDEADFERCLTEVRAACVGVVDHVRARV
- a CDS encoding LysR family transcriptional regulator; protein product: MDVDAGLLRAFLVVADEGTMTAAARRLFVSQPALSGQIRRLVRATGLDLFVRLPVGVRLTTAGEAFAPYAEQALAALERGVAEAAAVAGRGSLRLDVLDPSLAVPRRAVARLRERLPQLTLEVTGRGSVEQVRRLRAGDLDVALTGTSTTPDDLTDTPLLDEPLGVAVAAAHPLARATDVHLDQLTDDVHYLPRAEFAPEWVDLVVGACRAAGFEPRLLPLRTESAGGPLQLVAAGECVAVSLLSTPAPQGVVMVPLTDAPAYRWVVRTAGSGALVTSALAALHGLT